The Vulpes vulpes isolate BD-2025 chromosome 8, VulVul3, whole genome shotgun sequence genome has a window encoding:
- the NAT8 gene encoding N-acetyltransferase 8, which yields MCRSQPMRWPSGKAWFLVVEQARAVDPGCQSEAEGRGHPDTALDIQGCCGSRAAGWCGRTPSSLTLLGLETPAPPSSMAPYHIRKYQERDRPRVLDLFSKGMEEHAPTTFRHILKLPRTLALLLGVPLALFLASGSWLLVSVTSLALLTALRFFSKYPWIQFKVLCLRSDLSDITKSYLSEPGSCFWVAEADGQVLGMVGVLPAAESPLRREQLQLFHLCVASECRGQGVAKALVRTVLQFARDQGYSQVVLHTTMLQRSAVALYQRMGFQKTGQFFSSLNWRLFAIPSCVFVYPLPSAQASQAQGQAGGP from the exons ATGTGCAGAAGCCAACCAATGAGGTGGCCATCGGGGAAGGCCTGGTTCCTGGTGGTGGAGCAAGCCCGGGCAGTCGATCCTGGATGCCAGTCAGAGGCTGAGGGCAGAGGCCATCCTGACACTGCTCTGGACATTCAAGGCTGTTGCGGTAGCAG ggCTGCGGGGTGGTGCGGGAGGACACCCAGCTCACTCACCCTCCTGGGCTTGGAGACTCCGGCACCACCGTCTTCCATGGCTCCTTATCACATCCGCAAGTACCAGGAGAGGGACCGCCCACGGGTCCTGGACTTGTTCTCCAAGGGAATGGAGGAGCACGCCCCCACCACCTTCCGCCACATCCTGAAGCTGCCCCGAACCCTGGCGCTCTTGCTTGGGGTGCCCCTCGCCCTCTTCCTGgcctctggctcctggctccttgTCTCTGTCACCAGCCTCGCCCTCCTCACTGCCCTGAGATTCTTCTCCAAATACCCCTGGATCCAGTTTAAAGTCCTGTGTTTGCGCTCAGACCTGTCTGACATCACCAAGTCCTACCTGAGTGAGCCCGGCTCCTGCTTCTGGGTGGCCGAGGCCGACGGGCAGGTGCTGGGCATGGTGGGCGTGCTGCCCGCTGCGGAGAGCCCCCTGCGGAGGGAGCAGTTGCAGCTGTTCCACCTGTGCGTGGCCTCTGAGTGCCGAGGTCAGGGGGTGGCCAAAGCCCTGGTCAGGACGGTCCTGCAGTTCGCCCGTGACCAGGGCTACAGCCAAGTGGTCCTCCACACCACCATGCTGCAGCGCTCGGCCGTGGCCCTCTACCAGCGCATGGGCTTCCAGAAGACGGGCCAGTTCTTCTCCTCCCTGAACTGGAGGCTATTTGCTATTCCTTCGTGTGTGTTTGTCTACCCCTTGCCCTCTGCTCAGGCCTCGCAGGCACAGGGGCAGGCGGGGGGGCCTTGA